In a genomic window of Arvicanthis niloticus isolate mArvNil1 chromosome 8, mArvNil1.pat.X, whole genome shotgun sequence:
- the Ninj1 gene encoding ninjurin-1, translated as MESGTEEYELNGDLRPGSPGSPDTSPPRWGLRNRPINVNHYANKKSAAESMLDIALLMANASQLKAVVEQGNDFAFFVPLVVLISISLVLQIGVGVLLIFLVKYDLNNPAKHAKLDFLNNLATGLVFIIVVVNIFITAFGVQKPVVDVAPRQ; from the exons ATGGAGTCGGGCACCGAGGAGTACGAGCTCAACGGCGACCTGCGCCCCGGCTCCCCCGGTTCCCCTGACACCTCG CCGCCCCGCTGGGGTTTGAGGAACCGACCCATCAATGTAAACCATTACGCCAACAAGAAGAGCGCTGCGGAGAGCATGCTGGACATCGCGCTGCTCATGGCCAATGCGTCCCAGCTGAAGGCCGTGGTGGAGCAGGGCAATGACTTCGCCTTCTTCGTGCCCCTTGTGGTGCTCATCTCCATCTCTCTCGTGCTGCAGATCGGAGTGGGTGTGCTGCTCATCTTCCTGG TCAAGTATGACCTCAACAACCCGGCCAAGCACGCCAAGCTGGACTTCCTTAACAACCTGGCCACGGGACTAGTTTTCATCATCGTGGTGGTCAACATCTTCATCACGGCCTTCGGGGTCCAGAAGCCTGTAGTGGACGTGGCGCCCCGGCAGTAG